From Mus musculus strain C57BL/6J chromosome 17, GRCm38.p6 C57BL/6J, the proteins below share one genomic window:
- the Mas1 gene encoding proto-oncogene Mas isoform X1: MDQSNMTSLAEEKAMNTSSRNASLGSSHPPIPIVHWVIMSISPLGFVENGILLWFLCFRMRRNPFTVYITHLSIADISLLFCIFILSIDYALDYELSSGHHYTIVTLSVTFLFGYNTGLYLLTAISVERCLSVLYPIWYRCHRPKHQSAFVCALLWALSCLVTTMEYVMCIDSGEESHSRSDCRAVIIFIAILSFLVFTPLMLVSSTILVVKIRKNTWASHSSKLYIVIMVTIIIFLIFAMPMRVLYLLYYEYWSAFGNLHNISLLFSTINSSANPFIYFFVGSSKKKRFRESLKVVLTRAFKDEMQPRRQEGNGNTVSIETVV; the protein is encoded by the coding sequence ATGGACCAGTCAAATATGACATCCCTTGCTGAAGAGAAAGCCATGAATACCTCCAGCAGAAATGCCTCCCTGGGGAGCtcacacccacccattcccatagtGCACTGGGTCATCATGAGCATCTCCCCTCTGGGCTTTGTGGAGAATGGGATCCTCCTCTGGTTCCTCTGCTTCCGGATGAGGAGAAATCCCTTCACGGTCTACATTACCCACTTGTCCATTGCTGATATCTCTCTTCTGTTCTGTATTTTTATCCTGTCCATTGACTATGCTTTAGACTATGAACTCTCTTCTGGCCATCACTACACAATCGTGACATTATCGGTGACTTTTCTATTTGGCTACAACACGGGCCTCTATCTGCTGACAGCCATCAGTGTGGAGAGGTGCCTATCGGTCCTCTACCCCATATGGTACAGATGCCACCGCCCCAAGCACCAGTCAGCATTCGTCTGTGCCCTTCTGTGGGCACTTTCGTGCTTGGTGACCACCATGGAGTATGTCATGTGTATTGACAGCGGAGAAGAGAGTCATTCTCGGAGTGACTGCCGGGCGGTCATCATCTTCATAGCCATCCTCAGCTTCTTGGTCTTCACTCCGCTCATGTTAGTGTCCAGCACCATCTTGGTGGTGAAGATACGGAAGAACACGTGGGCCTCCCATTCTTCGAAGCTGTACATTGTCATCATGGTCACCATTATCATATTCCTCATCTTTGCCATGCCCATGCGGGTCCTCTACTTGCTGTACTACGAGTACTGGTCAGCCTTTGGGAACCTGCATAACATCTCCTTGCTTTTCTCCACCATCAACAGCAGCGCCAACCCTTTCATCTACTTTTTTGTGGGCAGCAGTAAGAAGAAGCGCTTCAGGGAGTCCTTAAAAGTCGTCCTGACCAGGGCTTTCAAAGATGAAATGCAACCCAGGCGCCAGGAGGGCAACGGCAACACTGTATCCATTGAGACTGTGGTCTGA